The genome window CAATACCTCCGGTGAAGACTCCCTCGGGACAGCGACGCTTTCGACCGATGAAGGCTCATGGTGACAAGGCCTACGCCTCCAAGAAGAACCGGCGAGGGCTGCGCAGGCGCGGAATCGCCCCACGTATTGCTCGTCCTGGAGTGGAGTCCAAGGAGCGGCTGGGCCGGCACCGCTGGGTGGCGGAGCGCACGCAGGCCTGGAAGAACCAGTTCCGCCGACTCCGCGTCCGCGACGAGCGCAGGGCCGACGTTCACTTCGGCTTCCTCGTCCTCAGTTGCTGCGTCATCCTCCTGCGCAGCCTCTACCCTCACATTTGTTAGAAGCTCTTAGTCCTGATGCACATGCTGGCTATCTGGTTTTACGGCCCACGTGACGTGCGGGAGCGCCGTGGAAGCGGGGCAACTGCGGGTTCGGCTCCGTGCTCGGCCGTTAGCGTGCCGTCGTTGAAGGCGCCATTAACACCAGCCACGACAAACTCTCAGCGGAGCACCACTCCCTCGCGTAGGCGGCGCTCATCACCTCCTACTTGCGGCACACGCATTCACCAGACGTGGCTTCAGCCAATCACCCGCACCCCAATCTCCCCGGTACCGCGTCGCTCGGGTCCTCGTTCGCGCTGGCACGCCAGGGCGACGGCCCAGAACTTATCCGCGTGCCCGCGGTTGGTTCGCTCGGCGTCGAAGGACACCTTCCCCGAGGGCAGCACGCGCCGCTTGATGGAGTGAATCTGCCCGACAAGTTCACGCTGGCGCGGCAGCGTGATGTCACGGCGCTGGAGGAGAATCTTGAAGTCAGTCGCCCAGCGCTCCTTGGCCTCGTTGGTGAAGTTCTCCTCCACCACCTGGGGGAAATCGCGGGCGAGGTTCTCCGCGAGATTCATTCCGATGCCGCTGCGGTCGACGCTGAGGCGCGCCACGGGCAGGACGGAGAGGAGGCGGCGGAGGTATCCCTCCTGCTCCGCGAAGGGGACACCTTCGAAGCTGCGCAGCATGCGGCAGGTGAAGCGGCCCTCCACCTCCTCGAAGACGGCCAGCTCCGAGCGGTCTCTCGTGCGGCCCACGTCGAAGCCCGCGACCAGGCGCCCCTGGGGCACGGGCACGTCGGAAGCGTCCTGAGCCAGTGGCAGTTCGTCGGTGGTGCACGGGAGGATGAGCTCGTAGGGGAGGAAGCTGTAGGACTCGTCGACGTAAAAGGCATTCGAACTCCTGCTGGAAGTCCTCCTGCGGCAGGGAGTCGAACTGCTCAGTGAGGACGGGGCGCCCGAAGCGCGCGACGCGCTCCTCGGTGGCCATGAGCGGGGCCTCCACCGAAGCGCGCCGCACGTCGAGCGAGAAGAAGCGGCACAGCCACCAAGGCACGTGCTGCCGGGTGTGGTGCGGGTACTTGCGCAGCTCCTGCGAGGCGATTTCCCAGAAGATGCCGCGCCGGCCCAGTGGAGTGCTGCAGCCCGTCAGTTGCCCGTGGGAGCGGAGGATGAGCGCGGTGCTGCCCGTGTAGACCTCGCGGTCGTTCACGTAATGGGCAAGCTCGTCGAGGTACGCGTCGCCGCGCTTGCCGCGAGGTGGCTTCGAGGGCACTGAGATGATGCGCGAGAGGCGCCGGCCCTTGGCGTTGGACTCGAAGGCCAGCTCCGTCTTCGCATCCGTCACGAGCTTCTTCTGGAAGGCTGTCGGCAGCTCCTCGTACACCTGCCGGGCGATGAGGACCTTCTCCACCGCGTCCGAAAGGTTGTACGAGACGAACACCGCCGTGTGGCCGTCGCGCAGGTGGCAGCGGGCGAGGGCTTCCAACGCGAAGAGGAAGGAGAATCCCACCTGCCGGCTCTTCGCCACCCAGCGGAAGCGGGAGCGGTTGTCCAGCAGTGCCTGCTGGTAGGGCTCCAGCACCACTGGCTCGCTGTCGTAGTGGCACAGGCCGCTGATGAAGCCGGACTCGGTGGCGAGCCAGTGGGTGAGGTCATCCTCGGTGCGCTTGACGATGCCGAGTGTCACGGTGTCCTCCTTCAACCGAGGCCGACGGAAATCGCCGAGGAGCGAGCTGCATCCTCCAGGACGCCGAGCACCTCGGGTCGCCAGAGGAGCTGGTAGGCGGAATGGCCGTTGCGGCTGAAGGGGACGGCCTCGGCGTACTCCCGGCCCGCGTCCGTCAGCTCCCACTCCTCCCGCTCGTTGCGCCGCTGGAGGCTGCATGCTGCCAGGCGGAGGTTCATCTTCCGGGCGGACAGCCCCAGCTTCTGGCCGAGCTGTGTGGCGTTGAGCCGCGCGGGTGGCTCGGCGGCGGACGGCAGCCCCCTGCGATGGGGCTCCATCGTCAGCCCCGTGTCTTGGTGGATGGCATCGAGCGCGCAGGCCGCTGCCAGCTCCGGCTTGAGGCCTGGAACGAAGGAGGCGAGCGTCCTGGCCACTTCCAGGTGGGCCAGCACCTGGACTTGGAGCGGTGGGGGCATCGCTGGGAGTGGCTGTGGTGACGGTGCGCCTGGCGCCGTGTAGCTGCCCGTCTTGCGGATGGAGGGCAACACCGTGTGGGTTACCCAACGGCGGAATCGCTCCACCTTTTCGGCCTTCTCGTCACTCTGGGGTCTGGACGCGAAGGTGGCTCGATACAGCCCCGGCTCGCTGATGATGGACACCTCCTGTTCTCCTCCGGGGGTACGCACGTTTGCGTACCCCTTCTCATCGTCTGCGAGCATGCGCGTCATGTCGCTGGCCATGCGGTATTCAAGGGCCGCCGCGACGTCCTTGGCGACGAACCAGGGCTCCCCGTGTACGTCGGGGACGATGCGGACGTGGTGCGACTCGAAGTCAAATGCAACAAGCTGATTCACAGTCCTTCCTTTCTTGAGGCTGGGGGATGGCCAGGGCCGCTCGCGGCCCCGGCGAAGACTCAATGGGCTGCGTGGCTAAAGACTTGTCTTGTTGGGGCGGCAGAGCGCGTATGGCCGCGTCCTCTTCACGAAGGAGCCGCCATGTCTGCCTATGCTGCTGTCGCCCGCGCACCCCGCACCCTCACGGAGAAGGAGGTGGCGCTCCTGCTGCGCGCCACGGGGTTGCACAAGGATGGATTCAGGGACCACTGCCTCTACAGCCTCGCGCTGGCTTCGGGCCTGCGCGAGCACGAGCTTGTGGCCCTCAACATCGGCGACGTCTTCGACGAGCGCGGGCGCGCACGCCGGCACGTGACGCTGACCGTCTTCAAGGGCAGCCGCCGGCACCCGGGCCCCCAGGAAGTCGTCCTCTCGGACACGGTGCTCGCGAAGCTGGAGAAGCTGCTGCGCCTGAAGCGCTCGCAGGGACACGACGTGGGGCCCCAGGCGCCGCTCTTCCTGAGCCGCAAGGGCCTGCGCCTGTCGACGCGGCAGGTGCGCCACGGCTTCGCGGTGTGGCAGGAGCGCGCGGGGCTGGAGCGGCACCTGAACTTCCACGCCGTGCGCCACACCGCGTGCACGGGGGTGTACCGGAGGACGAAGGACATCCGCCTCACCCAGAAGTTCGCGAGGCAGCGAAGCGTCGACTCCACCGTCATCTACACGCACCCCTCGGACGACGAGCTGGTGCGCGTGACGAACGATTTGCCCTGCTGACGGGGCATGCCGCTTCCGCGCTGAGCGCCCGCGAGAGCCCCTGGTTGGGCCGGGGTGCCGCGCGGAGGCGGTGAGGGGCGGCCGTGCTCGGGGCCCGTGCGGACCGCCCCATGCGCAGGCGCAGCCGGCGAAAGTGAACAGCGCGAGGCGTTCACTTACCGAGCGCAAATGAACAGGGGAGGGGTGTTCACTTTTTCGGGGGTGACCCTCTCGAAAAGGGCCCCAGATACATGCTCCGGCAGCGCCGGCCCCACGAAAAATCGCACCACCCCCCACCCTGGCGTCAGGGGTAGGCGGGGTAGGCGTGCTGGCGTCATTCGTAGGCATGGTTGCGCCCGGCCGGAGCAGGCGGTGAAGGTGACTGGGGACGAGCTGGGCCGTGAGGGTGGGCGGCAGGCGGCGCCAACCAGCGGAAAGCGGCAATCGGCCTCGGCGCTTCGGCGCCTCACGAGACCCCGTAAGCGCGCGAAACAGCGTGGGGGCGATGACGCCGAATGGCCGCCTTTACCTATTTTCGGCCATTCGGCTCGGCCCTGGTAACGGCACGCGCGCCCAGGTGCGCGCGGGGCGGTGTGCGGGGGCGCGGAGGGCTTGGCTCGGAGTCGTGGGGCTCACGAGAAGGACAAAGGCCTGCGGCCCGAAGCGCTGGGGGACACGCGCGCACGAAAGGGGCGCCACGCGGCGACAGGCGCGGCGCGCGAGGCTAACCGGGGGCGCGGCGAAGGTGGCCCACGCGGCGGCCAGCGGGGCTTCAGCGGGGAGGGGGCAAACGGGCCGTGGAAGTGAACGGCGCGCTCGCGTCCGGCCCGCTGGACGGAGTGTGCTTCCGGGCCCGAATTGTGGCCCGGAGCGATACCGCGGCGCTCGAGCACCTGGAGGCTGTCCGCCCTAACCTCGCGAAACTACGAAGCCTGTGGGGCCAGGCGTGTGCATCCGCGCGCCAGGCAGGAGCTCCACGGGGAAAGTGACCAGGCCAGGCCTGGCGCGGCGAAAGTGAACGGCGAAACTGAACGCGAAAGTGTCCGCGTTCACTTACCGGCGGGCGCTCTCAGACGGGGTCGGCGGGGGCTGCGACGTCCGTGGGAGGCGCCACGAGGGCGTCGTCCTTGGGGCTTTCCGGGGCGGCTGTGTCGAGGTTCTCGTTGCTGCTCTCCACCACTTCCGCATCCACCTCGCCGCGCTCGGCGGGCGTCGTCTCCCGCGCGGCGCGCAGTGCCTGGGCGTGCCGCGCCTGGAGGCCCTCCAGCGAGAAGCTGGCGTGCAGCTCCTGGCGGGAGTCGGCGCCGCCCATGACAAACTCCTTGAGCCTCACCATGGTGTTGAAGTCGGTGGGGTTGTCGACGCGCACGCGCCCCTCGGAGAGTGCTTCCTCGAAGCCGAGGAGGTAGCCGTCAATCATCTTTAGCGCGTCATCCTTGCTGACGGCGATGGCGTTGGCGCGCAGCTCGATGAGCTTCTGGTCCGCCTTGGTGGCGATGCGCGTCTTGGCCTCCTCGCGGCGTCGCAGGCAGTTGTGCTCCTTCGCGTAGTTGGCGACGAGGGAGGTGGCGACACCGAAGCGCTCGGCCAGCTCGCGGTACGAGGCGTAGGACGTCATGGTGGAGCCGTCGGGAAGCGTCTTCACGTCGCCGAAGACGAGGGCGCGGTCCAGCTCCTGGCGCGGAAGCGCGGGCTCCTCGGACTTGCGGGGGCGGCCCGTCTTGCGCTTCGCGGGCGGTGGCGTCGGTGGCGTCTCGGGAGGCTCCACCACCTCGGGTGGAGGCTGCCCCGCGAGGAGGCGCTTGCGGCGGCCGAGGCAGTCGTGCTGCTGGGCGTACCTGGCGACGGCGCTGTGCGCGACACCGAAGCGCTCGGCCAGCTCGCGCAGCGAGGGGAATCGCCGCTTCACACGGCCCCGCGTGGTGGGCACCTCCTCGCCTTCCACGAGGAGCCTGTCCACCTCGTCATGAGGCAGCCGAGGGCCTTCGGCCTTGGTGGGGCGCCCCAGCTTCTTGAGGGGCTTCTTCTGGGCCATGCCTTCCCTCAGCTGCCTCCGGGGGGCTGTGCTGCGGCGTCCACGTCCTGGGTGCGCAGGCGCTGCATCAGCCGCGTGCGCTGGCGCTTCAGCCGCTGGTACGTCCGCTCGGCCTCGGTGGCGTCGCCCTCGACGAGGCGGCTGACGTAGGCGCGCAGCTTCTCGCGCCGGACGACGGTGGCCATGAGGACTTCGACGTCGCTGCGAGGCAGTGTGGCCCGGGCGAGGTGTACCAGCACGGCGTCGCGCTTCACGAAGCTGCGGCGGACACTGGGCCGCCTGAC of Myxococcus virescens contains these proteins:
- a CDS encoding tyrosine-type recombinase/integrase, with amino-acid sequence MSAYAAVARAPRTLTEKEVALLLRATGLHKDGFRDHCLYSLALASGLREHELVALNIGDVFDERGRARRHVTLTVFKGSRRHPGPQEVVLSDTVLAKLEKLLRLKRSQGHDVGPQAPLFLSRKGLRLSTRQVRHGFAVWQERAGLERHLNFHAVRHTACTGVYRRTKDIRLTQKFARQRSVDSTVIYTHPSDDELVRVTNDLPC
- a CDS encoding AT hook motif domain protein encodes the protein MAQKKPLKKLGRPTKAEGPRLPHDEVDRLLVEGEEVPTTRGRVKRRFPSLRELAERFGVAHSAVARYAQQHDCLGRRKRLLAGQPPPEVVEPPETPPTPPPAKRKTGRPRKSEEPALPRQELDRALVFGDVKTLPDGSTMTSYASYRELAERFGVATSLVANYAKEHNCLRRREEAKTRIATKADQKLIELRANAIAVSKDDALKMIDGYLLGFEEALSEGRVRVDNPTDFNTMVRLKEFVMGGADSRQELHASFSLEGLQARHAQALRAARETTPAERGEVDAEVVESSNENLDTAAPESPKDDALVAPPTDVAAPADPV
- a CDS encoding BRO-N domain-containing protein, with product MNQLVAFDFESHHVRIVPDVHGEPWFVAKDVAAALEYRMASDMTRMLADDEKGYANVRTPGGEQEVSIISEPGLYRATFASRPQSDEKAEKVERFRRWVTHTVLPSIRKTGSYTAPGAPSPQPLPAMPPPLQVQVLAHLEVARTLASFVPGLKPELAAACALDAIHQDTGLTMEPHRRGLPSAAEPPARLNATQLGQKLGLSARKMNLRLAACSLQRRNEREEWELTDAGREYAEAVPFSRNGHSAYQLLWRPEVLGVLEDAARSSAISVGLG
- a CDS encoding transposase is translated as IPPVKTPSGQRRFRPMKAHGDKAYASKKNRRGLRRRGIAPRIARPGVESKERLGRHRWVAERTQAWKNQFRRLRVRDERRADVHFGFLVLSCCVILLRSLYPHIC
- a CDS encoding terminase, coding for MPVPQGRLVAGFDVGRTRDRSELAVFEEVEGRFTCRMLRSFEGVPFAEQEGYLRRLLSVLPVARLSVDRSGIGMNLAENLARDFPQVVEENFTNEAKERWATDFKILLQRRDITLPRQRELVGQIHSIKRRVLPSGKVSFDAERTNRGHADKFWAVALACQRERGPERRGTGEIGVRVIG